One genomic region from Streptomyces sp. NBC_00457 encodes:
- a CDS encoding PRC-barrel domain-containing protein, giving the protein MQTDIDPRNLIGRKAFDRSGTKIGTIDEVYLDDATGEPEWAAIRTGLFSRDAFVPLEPSELIEGALHVPFDRALIKDAPDFGVGRHLSPEQELQLYHHYGLDVAPPPSLPDRDFGKLAGTDDT; this is encoded by the coding sequence GTGCAGACCGACATCGATCCGCGCAACCTGATCGGCCGCAAGGCGTTCGACCGCAGTGGCACCAAGATCGGCACCATCGACGAGGTCTACCTCGACGACGCCACCGGAGAGCCGGAGTGGGCCGCGATACGCACCGGCCTGTTCAGCAGGGACGCCTTCGTCCCCCTCGAGCCCAGCGAGCTGATAGAGGGTGCCCTGCACGTGCCCTTCGACCGCGCCCTGATCAAGGACGCCCCCGACTTCGGCGTCGGCCGCCACCTCTCCCCGGAGCAGGAACTCCAGCTCTACCACCACTACGGTCTGGACGTCGCCCCACCGCCCTCGCTCCCGGACCGCGACTTCGGCAAGCTGGCCGGCACGGACGACACCTGA
- the gcvP gene encoding aminomethyl-transferring glycine dehydrogenase: MTAHRIPLSELEQGIPFEQRHIGPDQEARAKMLAQVGYGSLDELTAAAVPDVIKNADDLELPGARTEAEVLAELRTLADRNQVLGSMIGLGYYGTFTPPVILRNVMENPSWYTAYTPYQPEISQGRLEALLNFQTMVADLTGLPTSGASLLDEGTAAAEAMALSRRMGKNKKGLFLVDADALPQTIAVIETRAEPTGVEVVVADLSEGIPAEFAEREINGVLIQYPGASGAVRDIKPVIDRAHELGALVTVAADLLALTLLKSPGELGADIAVGTTQRFGVPMGFGGPHAGYMAVHEKFARSLPGRLVGVSVDADGHKAYRLALQTREQHIRREKATSNICTAQVLLAVMAGMYAVYHGPEGLKGIARRTHRYASILAEGLRSGGAEVVHGEYFDTVTVRVPGRAAEVVAAAYENGVNLRLVDADLVSIACDETTNRAQVGAVWSAFGVEADIEALDSGAADALPDALLRADEFLTHPVFHQHRSETAMLRYLRRLADRDYALDRGMIPLGSCTMKLNATTEMEPVTWPEFGQLHPFAPAEQAQGYLTLIRELEERLAEVTGYDKVSLQPNAGSQGEFAGLLAVRGYHRANGDEQRTVCLIPSSAHGTNAASAVMAGMKVVVVKTAEDGEIDVADLRAKIEQYRDELSVLMITYPSTHGVFEEHVADICAQVHEAGGQVYVDGANLNALVGLAKPGHFGGDVSHLNLHKTFCIPHGGGGPGVGPVGVRAHLAPYLPNHPLQPAAGPQTGVGPISAAPWGSAGILPISWAYVRLMGGEGLKRATQVAVLSANYIAKRLEPHYPVLYTGPGGLVAHECIIDLRPLTKATGVSVDDVAKRLIDYGFHAPTMSFPVAGTLMIEPTESEDLIELDRFCEAMIAIRAEIEKVGSGEWPADDNPLRNAPHTAGALGGEWKHAYTREEAVFPEGVSASGKYWPPVRRIDQAFGDRNLVCSCPPLDEYED; this comes from the coding sequence ATGACCGCCCACCGCATTCCGCTCTCCGAGCTCGAACAGGGAATCCCCTTCGAGCAGCGCCACATCGGGCCCGACCAGGAGGCGCGGGCCAAGATGCTCGCGCAGGTCGGCTACGGCTCCCTCGACGAGCTGACCGCCGCCGCGGTGCCGGATGTGATCAAGAACGCCGACGACCTGGAGCTGCCGGGTGCGCGCACCGAGGCCGAGGTGCTGGCCGAGCTGCGCACGCTGGCCGACCGTAACCAGGTGCTCGGCTCCATGATCGGGCTCGGGTACTACGGGACCTTCACGCCGCCCGTCATCCTGCGGAACGTCATGGAGAACCCGTCCTGGTACACGGCTTACACGCCGTACCAGCCGGAGATCTCCCAGGGGCGGCTCGAGGCGCTGCTGAACTTCCAGACCATGGTCGCCGACCTCACCGGGCTGCCGACCTCCGGTGCCTCGCTGCTCGACGAGGGCACGGCCGCCGCCGAGGCGATGGCGCTGTCCCGGCGGATGGGCAAGAACAAGAAGGGCCTGTTCCTGGTCGACGCGGACGCGCTGCCGCAGACCATCGCCGTGATCGAGACGCGGGCCGAGCCGACCGGCGTCGAGGTCGTCGTCGCCGACCTCAGCGAGGGCATCCCGGCCGAGTTCGCCGAGCGTGAGATCAACGGCGTGCTGATCCAGTACCCGGGCGCCTCCGGTGCCGTACGCGACATCAAGCCGGTCATCGACCGGGCGCACGAGCTGGGCGCGCTCGTCACCGTCGCCGCCGATCTGCTCGCGCTGACGCTGCTGAAGTCGCCGGGTGAGCTGGGTGCCGACATCGCGGTCGGTACGACGCAGCGGTTCGGTGTGCCGATGGGCTTCGGCGGGCCGCACGCCGGATACATGGCCGTACACGAGAAGTTCGCGCGCAGCCTGCCCGGACGGCTGGTGGGCGTGTCCGTCGACGCGGACGGGCACAAGGCGTACCGGCTCGCTCTGCAGACGCGTGAGCAGCACATCCGTCGCGAGAAGGCGACCAGCAACATCTGTACCGCCCAGGTGCTGCTTGCCGTGATGGCCGGGATGTACGCCGTCTACCACGGGCCCGAGGGGCTGAAGGGCATCGCCCGTCGGACGCACCGGTATGCGTCGATCCTCGCCGAAGGGCTGAGGAGCGGTGGTGCCGAGGTCGTCCACGGCGAATACTTCGACACGGTCACCGTCCGGGTTCCGGGGCGGGCCGCCGAGGTCGTCGCCGCCGCGTATGAGAACGGCGTCAACTTGCGGCTGGTGGACGCCGACCTCGTGTCGATCGCCTGTGACGAGACCACGAACCGGGCCCAAGTGGGCGCCGTCTGGAGCGCGTTCGGGGTCGAGGCCGACATCGAGGCGCTGGACTCCGGCGCGGCGGACGCGCTGCCGGACGCGCTGTTGCGCGCCGACGAGTTCCTGACCCACCCGGTCTTCCACCAGCACCGTTCCGAGACCGCGATGCTGCGCTATCTGCGCCGGCTCGCCGACCGGGACTACGCGCTGGACCGCGGCATGATCCCGCTGGGCTCCTGCACCATGAAGCTCAACGCCACGACCGAGATGGAGCCGGTCACCTGGCCCGAGTTCGGGCAGTTGCACCCCTTCGCGCCCGCCGAGCAGGCGCAGGGATACCTCACGCTCATCCGAGAGCTGGAGGAGCGGCTCGCCGAGGTCACCGGGTACGACAAGGTGTCGCTGCAGCCCAACGCCGGTTCGCAGGGCGAGTTCGCCGGGCTGCTCGCCGTACGCGGATATCACCGGGCCAACGGGGACGAGCAGCGGACCGTGTGCCTCATTCCGTCCTCGGCGCACGGGACCAACGCCGCCAGTGCCGTCATGGCCGGGATGAAGGTCGTCGTCGTGAAGACCGCCGAGGACGGCGAGATCGACGTGGCGGATCTGCGGGCGAAGATCGAGCAGTACCGCGACGAGCTGTCGGTGCTGATGATCACGTACCCGTCGACGCACGGTGTGTTCGAGGAGCATGTCGCCGACATCTGCGCGCAGGTGCATGAGGCGGGTGGCCAGGTGTACGTCGACGGCGCCAACCTCAACGCGCTTGTGGGGCTTGCCAAGCCGGGGCACTTCGGCGGTGATGTCTCGCATCTGAATCTCCACAAGACCTTCTGCATTCCGCACGGTGGTGGCGGTCCGGGCGTCGGTCCGGTGGGTGTGCGTGCGCATCTGGCGCCGTATCTGCCGAACCACCCGCTGCAGCCTGCCGCCGGTCCTCAGACGGGTGTCGGGCCGATCTCGGCCGCGCCCTGGGGTTCGGCGGGGATCCTGCCGATCTCGTGGGCGTACGTCCGGCTCATGGGCGGCGAGGGGCTCAAGCGGGCCACGCAGGTGGCGGTGCTCAGCGCCAACTACATCGCCAAGCGGCTCGAGCCGCACTACCCCGTGCTCTACACCGGTCCCGGCGGGCTGGTCGCGCACGAGTGCATCATCGATCTGCGGCCGCTGACCAAGGCGACCGGCGTGAGCGTCGACGATGTCGCCAAGCGGCTGATCGACTACGGGTTCCACGCGCCGACGATGTCGTTCCCGGTGGCCGGGACGCTGATGATCGAGCCGACCGAGTCCGAGGATCTGATCGAACTCGACCGGTTCTGCGAGGCGATGATCGCGATACGGGCGGAGATCGAGAAGGTCGGTTCGGGCGAGTGGCCCGCGGACGACAACCCGCTGCGGAACGCGCCGCACACCGCGGGCGCGCTCGGCGGGGAGTGGAAGCACGCGTACACGCGCGAGGAGGCCGTCTTCCCGGAGGGCGTCTCGGCGTCCGGGAAGTACTGGCCGCCGGTGCGGCGGATCGACCAGGCCTTCGGTGACCGGAACCTGGTGTGCTCCTGCCCGCCGCTGGACGAGTACGAGGACTGA
- a CDS encoding TOBE domain-containing protein yields MTLSIRNQLPGTVVTITPGEVMATVGVRLTGGQSLTAAITVEAVTDLGLAPGSAVRALVKSTEVSLATAPVEGLSIRNQLPGTVTDITAGNAMASVKIRVEGGELTAAITKDAAAELALSPGTPVVALIKSTEVSLATA; encoded by the coding sequence ATGACCCTGAGCATCCGCAACCAGCTCCCCGGCACGGTCGTCACCATCACGCCCGGCGAGGTGATGGCAACCGTCGGCGTCCGCCTCACCGGCGGCCAGAGCCTCACCGCGGCGATCACCGTGGAAGCCGTCACCGACCTCGGCCTCGCCCCGGGCTCCGCCGTCCGCGCCCTCGTGAAGTCGACGGAGGTGTCCCTCGCCACCGCCCCGGTCGAGGGCCTGTCCATCCGCAACCAGCTCCCCGGCACGGTCACCGATATCACCGCCGGCAACGCGATGGCTTCCGTGAAGATCCGCGTCGAGGGCGGCGAACTGACCGCCGCGATCACCAAGGACGCCGCAGCGGAACTGGCCCTGTCACCCGGCACGCCGGTCGTCGCCTTGATCAAGTCGACCGAGGTCTCACTGGCGACCGCATGA
- a CDS encoding ABC transporter ATP-binding protein encodes MTDLDKAHQHTSRTNPEGLDAHLTVTRGPFHLNITLTAAPGEVVALLGPNGAGKTTALRALAGLTPLTAGHLHLDGTELHHTPPESRPVGVVFQDYLLFPHLTALDNVAFGPRCHGATKAEARAQAAEWLDRMGLTAHTTAKPRSLSGGQAQRVALARALATRPRLLLLDEPLAALDARTRLEVRAQLRRHLADFEAVAVLVTHDPLDAMVLADRLVVIEHGAVVQEGTPSDIARHPRTDYIAQLVGLNLYKGQAAGHTVHLDAGPDITTTEDLAGPVFVAFPPSAVTLHRDRPTGSSARNLWRCEVAGLETHGDQIRTDLTGELPLAADLTTVAAAELDLHPGAPVWATVKATQTHAYPA; translated from the coding sequence ATGACCGACCTGGACAAAGCACACCAGCACACCAGCCGCACAAACCCAGAAGGCCTCGACGCCCACCTCACCGTCACCCGCGGCCCCTTCCACCTGAACATCACCCTCACCGCCGCCCCCGGCGAGGTAGTAGCCCTACTCGGCCCCAACGGCGCAGGCAAAACCACCGCCCTCCGCGCCCTCGCCGGCCTCACCCCCCTCACCGCCGGCCATCTCCACCTGGACGGCACCGAGTTGCACCACACACCCCCGGAATCCCGCCCGGTCGGCGTCGTCTTCCAGGACTACCTCCTCTTCCCCCACCTCACCGCCCTGGACAACGTCGCCTTCGGCCCCCGCTGCCACGGCGCCACAAAGGCCGAGGCCCGCGCCCAGGCGGCCGAGTGGCTGGACCGCATGGGCCTCACCGCGCACACCACCGCCAAGCCCCGCAGCCTCTCCGGCGGCCAGGCCCAACGCGTAGCCCTCGCCCGCGCCCTCGCCACCCGCCCCCGCCTGCTCCTCCTCGACGAGCCACTCGCCGCCCTGGACGCCCGTACCCGCCTCGAAGTCCGTGCCCAACTCCGCCGCCACCTCGCCGACTTCGAGGCAGTCGCCGTCCTGGTCACCCATGACCCCCTGGACGCCATGGTGCTGGCCGACCGACTGGTCGTCATCGAGCACGGCGCAGTCGTCCAGGAGGGCACCCCGTCCGACATCGCCCGCCATCCCCGTACGGACTACATCGCCCAACTGGTAGGCCTGAACCTCTACAAGGGACAGGCAGCGGGCCACACGGTCCACCTGGACGCCGGCCCCGACATCACCACCACGGAAGACCTCGCCGGACCGGTCTTCGTCGCCTTCCCTCCCAGCGCGGTCACCCTCCACCGCGACCGCCCCACCGGCTCCAGCGCCCGCAACCTGTGGCGCTGCGAAGTGGCTGGCCTGGAAACCCACGGCGATCAGATCCGCACGGACCTCACCGGCGAACTCCCGCTCGCCGCCGACCTCACCACGGTCGCCGCCGCCGAACTCGATCTGCACCCGGGCGCCCCGGTGTGGGCAACGGTCAAGGCGACGCAGACCCACGCATACCCGGCATGA